Proteins encoded together in one Microplitis mediator isolate UGA2020A chromosome 7, iyMicMedi2.1, whole genome shotgun sequence window:
- the LOC130671019 gene encoding frizzled-2-like, protein MVRTRVVPQTSGGMPAILLIILFPLVLLSITTSTVVLAVPNVRSESATGPANSVNPLSGAPSSGSASSSGSSGSSLSSSGASGSPSAGSASSSISSAVSSSSSSSSTSSSGTIGAIPGPGVGLGDGLSGVGGHSSSILASSSNGNGRCEDITIPMCRGIGYNLTAMPNELNHDTQDEAGLEVHQFWPLVEIKCSPDLKFFLCSMYTPICLPEYSKPLPACRSVCERARAGCAPLMQQYGFSWPERMACERLPNHGDPENLCMEQDNHTSSGSGAGGSASMAPLPPGPPRPTRPTKTSQPSRCKGKNSKNCQHPPGERARDCLCRCKAPLVPLGVTSSGIGTSGHAAGILGAGSTHIVGVPVPPIGLDTMTINSNNLNYPGIAGVRDCALPCHGVLLSPEERGFAAVWLTLWSGLCAASTLTTVITFLIDTQRFKYPERPIVFLSACYFVVSLGYLARSVLGHEEIACDGPALRSGAQGPGTCVTVFLMIYFFGMASSVWWVILAFTWFLAAGLKWGNEAITSYSQYFHLAAWLAPTAQTVWALLAGGIAGDPVAGVCTVAPEGVQKFILVPLLVYLLLGTSFLLAGFVSLFRIRSVIKRQPGAKADKLEKLMIRIGVFSVLYTVPASAVLGCYLYESTQRDEWIAHLACPCRPQSKPIYSILMLKYFMALAVGITSGVWIWSGKTLDSWRRLWRRLFGGGVAAGGNTGLAGVTGVSGIGSASMKGVGRSMMPSYAASGPGSALLPPGSVASASQHHLHHHVLKQPPLSHV, encoded by the coding sequence ATGGTACGGACACGAGTTGTTCCGCAAACCAGTGGTGGAATGCCAGCAATTTTGCTCATCATTCTCTTCCCCCTAGTCCTCCTCAGTATAACGACATCCACAGTAGTGCTAGCTGTACCAAATGTACGATCGGAATCAGCAACGGGACCTGCCAATAGTGTCAATCCACTGTCGGGAGCTCCATCATCGGGCTCCGCCTCTTCCTCTGGCTCTTCTGGTTCATCCTTGTCCTCATCCGGCGCGTCGGGCTCACCCTCAGCCGGTTCTGCCTCGTCATCCATATCATCGGCAGTATCCTCGTCATCTTCCTCATCATCAACTTCATCGAGTGGCACAATCGGCGCTATTCCTGGCCCAGGTGTCGGTCTAGGGGATGGTCTGTCAGGAGTTGGAGGACACTCGTCATCGATATTGGCCTCTAGTTCTAATGGAAATGGCAGATGTGAGGACATTACGATACCGATGTGTCGCGGGATCGGTTATAATTTGACAGCGATGCCCAATGAGCTAAATCATGATACACAAGATGAAGCAGGCTTGGAAGTGCATCAATTTTGGCCACTGGTTGAGATCAAGTGTTCCCCGGATTTGAAGTTTTTCTTGTGTTCAATGTACACGCCGATATGTTTGCCAGAGTATAGCAAACCCTTGCCGGCGTGTCGCAGTGTTTGTGAAAGGGCACGTGCGGGTTGTGCGCCTCTAATGCAGCAGTACGGATTCTCATGGCCCGAGCGTATGGCCTGTGAACGTCTACCTAATCACGGTGATCCCGAGAATTTATGCATGGAACAAGATAATCATACTAGCAGCGGTAGTGGTGCTGGTGGTTCCGCGAGCATGGCACCACTGCCTCCGGGGCCACCTCGTCCCACACGTCCAACAAAAACATCTCAGCCGTCACGTTGCAAAggtaaaaactcaaaaaactGTCAGCATCCTCCAGGGGAAAGGGCAAGGGATTGCTTGTGCAGATGCAAAGCTCCCCTCGTGCCTCTGGGGGTAACAAGCAGCGGCATAGGCACAAGCGGCCACGCGGCGGGAATCCTGGGGGCCGGAAGCACCCACATCGTCGGGGTCCCAGTTCCACCAATCGGACTGGACACGATGACAATCAACAGCAACAATCTGAATTATCCGGGAATTGCCGGGGTAAGAGATTGCGCTCTGCCGTGCCACGGAGTACTCCTGTCCCCCGAGGAGAGAGGATTCGCAGCGGTCTGGCTAACTCTCTGGAGCGGCCTGTGCGCCGCAAGCACGCTAACAACCGTCATCACCTTTCTCATCGACACGCAGCGTTTTAAGTATCCCGAACGGCCAATTGTCTTCTTGTCCGCCTGCTACTTTGTCGTGTCTTTGGGGTACTTGGCAAGAAGTGTTTTGGGTCACGAAGAGATAGCGTGTGATGGACCAGCTTTGAGATCTGGCGCCCAAGGGCCCGGCACTTGTGTCACAGTCTTTTTGATGATATACTTTTTTGGAATGGCCTCGTCAGTTTGGTGGGTAATATTGGCATTTACGTGGTTTTTGGCCGCCGGTTTGAAATGGGGAAATGAAGCAATCACTTCTTACTCTCAATATTTCCATTTAGCCGCTTGGTTAGCACCGACCGCGCAAACCGTTTGGGCCTTGTTGGCCGGTGGAATTGCTGGTGATCCAGTCGCAGGAGTTTGCACTGTAGCACCCGAAGgtgttcaaaaattcatactcGTACCACTTCTAGTCTACTTACTACTCGGCACAAGTTTTCTACTTGCCGGATTTGTGAGTCTCTTTAGGATACGTTCGGTAATAAAACGTCAGCCAGGCGCTAAAGCTGACAAATTGGAAAAACTTATGATTCGTATTGGTGTATTCTCTGTACTATACACAGTACCAGCAAGCGCAGTCTTGGGATGTTATCTTTATGAATCAACGCAGCGTGACGAGTGGATTGCCCATCTAGCGTGTCCATGCAGGCCTCAATCAAAGCCCATTTACTCGATTCTTATGCTAAAATACTTCATGGCATTGGCAGTGGGAATAACTTCCGGTGTGTGGATCTGGAGTGGAAAAACTCTCGACTCGTGGCGCCGACTGTGGAGACGCTTGTTTGGTGGTGGTGTCGCTGCCGGCGGCAATACTGGACTTGCTGGAGTTACGGGTGTCAGTGGAATCGGGAGCGCAAGCATGAAAGGGGTCGGGCGGTCAATGATGCCAAGTTACGCAGCATCTGGACCCGGAAGTGCTCTACTGCCACCTGGTAGCGTTGCCAGCGCTTCTCAACACCATTTGCATCATCACGTACTCAAACAACCTCCTTTATCGCACGTATGA